In Thunnus thynnus chromosome 13, fThuThy2.1, whole genome shotgun sequence, the following proteins share a genomic window:
- the nf2b gene encoding NF2, moesin-ezrin-radixin like (MERLIN) tumor suppressor b, with the protein MSILGLKKKQPKTFKVKVITMDAEMEFSCEVKWKGKDLFDLVCRTVGLRETWFFGLRYTIKDTYAWLKQEKRVLDQEVPKDSPITFHFLAKFFPEKVEEELVQEITQHLFFLQVKKQILDEEIFCSPEASVLLASYAVQAKYGDYDPNFHKPGFLAQDELLPKRVLMQYQMTADMWEEKITAWYAEHRGIARDEAEMEYLKIAQDLEMYGVSYFAITQNKRDTDLLLGVDAQGLHIYSPNSKLNPNKSFPWSGIRNISYSEKEFTIKPLDKKKDVFKFYSSQLRVNKLILQLCIGNHDLFMRRRKVDSIEVQQMKAQAKEEKARKKMERQILAREKQMREEAERAKEDMERRLFQLQDEARLANEALLRSEETADLLAEKAQIAEEEAKLLAHKAAEAEQDRQRLEVTAMKSKEEKRLMEQKMREAEQLAVKLVEQSERRLKEADHLKQDLTEAKDAERRAKQKLLEITKTTYPLIAAYSTPPAPPEAADFAYESASTRVDFKDSDMKRLSMEIERERLEYMEKSKHLQDQLKELKSEIESLKLEEQQQQAGVYSLHNEARGYVQEPVYIPHSNRNSAYMSQMAFFEEV; encoded by the exons ATGTCTATCCTAggattaaaaaagaaacagccaAAGACTTTCAAAGTCAAAGTTATCACCATGGATGCTGAGATGGAGTTCAGCTGTGAG GTGAAGTGGAAAGGTAAAGACCTGTTTGACTTGGTGTGTCGCACAGTTGGTTTGAGGGAGACCTGGTTCTTTGGACTCAGGTACACAATAAAGGACACTTACGCCTGGCTGAAACAAGAGAAACGG GTCTTGGATCAAGAGGTTCCCAAGGACTCTCCcataacatttcatttcctgGCTAAATTCTTCCCAGAGaaagtagaagaagagttgGTCCAAGAAATCACTCAGCATCTTTTCTTCTTACAG GTGAAGAAACAGATATTAGATGAAGAGATTTTCTGTTCCCCTGAAGCCTCTGTTCTGCTGGCATCATACGCTGTTCAAGCCAAG TATGGCGACTATGACCCAAACTTTCACAAGCCGGGATTCCTGGCACAAGATGAGCTGTTGCCAAAAAGA gTTCTGATGCAATACCAAATGACAGCTGACATGTGGGAGGAGAAGATCACAGCTTGGTATGCAGAGCACAGAGGCATCGCCAG GGATGAGGCTGAGATGGAATACCTAAAGATTGCTCAAGACCTTGAGATGTATGGTGTCAGCTACTTTGCCATTACT CAAAACAAGAGGGACACAGACCTGTTACTTGGAGTGGATGCTCAGGGTCTTCACATCTACAGCCCCAACAGCAAACTCAACCCTAACAAGTCGTTTCCTTGGAGCGGCATCCGCAACATCTCTTACAGCGAGAAGGAG TTCACTATCAAACCCCTTGACAAGAAGAAAGATGTTTTCAAGTTCTACTCATCGCAGCTGCGTGTCAACAAGCTG ATCCTGCAGTTGTGCATCGGTAACCATGATCTGttcatgaggaggaggaaggtggaCTCGATTGAAGTGCAGCAGATGAAGGCTCAAGCTAAAGAGGAGAAGGCCCGCAAGAAG ATGGAGCGTCAAATCCTGGcaagagaaaaacagatgagGGAGGAAGCGGAACGAGCAAAAGAAGACATGGAACGAAGACTCTTCCAGCTGCAGGACGAGGCACGACTGGCCAACGAAGCACTG CTGCGGTCTGAGGAGACAGCGGACCTGCTGGCAGAGAAGGCCCAGATCGCCGAGGAAGAGGCTAAGCTGCTAGCCCACAAGGCTGCAGAGGCTGAGCAGGACAGGCAGAGATTAGAGGTCACCGCCATGAAATCCAAGGAGGAGAAAAGACTGATGGAGCAGAAGATGAGGGAGGCAGAGCAGTTGGCCGTCAAACTGGTGGAGCAGTCTGAGAGGAG GCTGAAGGAGGCAGATCACCTGAAGCAGGACCTGACTGAGGCAAAGGACGCTGAGCGGAGAGCCAAGCAGAAGCTGCTGGAGATCACCAAAACAACATACCCT CTCATAGCAGCCTACTCCACTCCCCCTGCTCCCCCTGAAGCAGCCGACTTTGCTTATGAATCGGCATCTACGCGCGTCGACTTCAAGGACTCTGATATGAAAAGGCTGTCTATGGAAAtcgagagagagag GCTGGAGTACATGGAGAAGAGCAAACACCTGCAGGATCAACTGAAGGAACTGAAGTCAGAGATCGAGTCGCTTAagctggaggagcagcagcaacaggccGGAGTCTACAGCCTCCACAATGAGGCGAGGGGATACGTGCAGGAGCCTGTCTACATACCTCACAGCAAT CGAAACTCTGCGTACATGTCTCAGATGGCCTTCTTTGAAGAAGTGTGA
- the mettl27 gene encoding methyltransferase-like protein 27 gives MMSAVTNTFENVKAVILSAHKSTTSRDKVNFYNTWAENYNQDVAVLDYRAPSLAANSISSHFSGDREAAVVLDVACGTGLVAKQMKKHGFGHFVGLDGSDAMLELARETELYRDLKQSMLGEEPLPVQWGLFDVVVIVGALSIGQVPVDVVRDLCKSAKPGGYICMTTRSNRDNLEYKDALERELKQMEEEALWSRVEVTEVEDWERAVSEQEDGYISGSVYLYKKLQQ, from the exons ATGATGTCTGCTGTCACtaacacatttgaaaatgtgaaagccGTTATCTTATCAGCACATAAGAGCACAACATCAAGAGACAAGGTCAACTTCTACAACACCTGGGCAGAGAACTATAATCAG GATGTGGCCGTTCTGGACTATCGCGCACCAAGTCTGGCAGCAAACAGCATCTCGTCCCATTTCAGTGGTGACCGTGAAGCAGCTGTGGTGTTGGATGTGGCCTGTGGTACAGGACTGGTGGCCAAACAG ATGAAAAAACATGGATTCGGACATTTTGTGGGTCTTGATGGAAGCGATGCTATGTTGGAGTTGGCCAGAGAGACTGAGTTGTATCGGGACCTTAAGCAGTCCATGCTTGGAGAGGAGCCACTACCTGTGCAGTGGG GTTTGTTTGATGTGGTTGTGATTGTTGGAGCACTAAGTATTGGTCAGGTTCCCGTTGATGTGGTCAGAGATCTGTGCAAATCTGCCAAACCAG GTGGCTACATTTGCATGACAACCAGAAGCAACCGTGACAATCTGGAATACAAAGACGCCTTGGAGCGTGAGCTGAAGCAGATGGAGGAAGAGGCACTCTGGAGCCGCGTAGAGGTCACTGAGGTGGAAGACTGGGAGAGAGCGGTGTCAGAGCAGGAGGACGGTTACATATCGGGTTCTGTGTATCTCTATAAGAAACTACAGCAATAA